The Streptomyces sp. DG1A-41 genomic sequence ACATGGCCGCCATGATCCGCGCGCCTCTTGATCGCTCAGACTGCCCTTACGTAAGACGATTATGCCCTGTTGCAGTCCCGTGACGATGAACCTGTGCACAGGGGGAACAATCAGGGATTTTTCTGTGATGCCGACCGGCTGGCAGTCGAGATACTGTGCGCAGGTACATCCGTTATCACCCGCTAGTCACCATAAGGCCCTGGTTTTGGCGCGTCTGTGGCCATACGAGTCAGGTTGACTCCATGTTGGGGTGAATCGGGCGCGCTCCGAGGTGGCGCCGCCAAGACGCCTCGATTGTCCTTGCTTTACAGTGGCTTTGCGTGAGCCGCTGCGGTCGGCCAGGGCTCAGGTGAAGAGGGAAAGGGAAGGCCCTATGGGTGGAGTCACGTTCGAGCTGCAGCGGGCGACGTCCACGCGAGGACCCCGTGGTGACGTGTACCTCTGGGTAGGCCACGTGGAAGGCCTCGGTCGAATCGAGCTCGCCTTTCCGACAGAACACAGTGACTACCCGTCGGAGTACTGCGAGGTGGCGGTGAGCGGCGAGAACTTGCCGCTCGTTACTTACCTCGGACTCCGGTACCTCCGCCGGCCGCTCTTGGCCAGGGGTGAATTGCGCGTGGACTGGGATCCTGCGGATCTCTCCCGGAACGTGTGGTGGCCAGGGAAGAACGGGCGTGCCCTCCGGATTGGAGTCAAGGGGCGGACGTACACCTATGCCGAGCGGCATGGCAAGCGGAGTCATGCGCTGAGCCGCCCAGGCGTCAGTGTCTACATGACGCGTTCCAGCTGGAGGAACCCCGGCACCATTTTGGGTAGTTGGAGCGGCGAGGTGGATGCCCTCGATATTGGTGTCGCGCTCGTCCTCGAGGGCGTCTACACGCGAAACTTGTCACTGTCGGGTGCAATGATCTCGCTGCCGGGGCGCTTCCTGAATAGGTTTAATGATCTCTAATTGACCCAATTACTCTCGTTCTATCATAGAATTTCATTCAGTGATCTTCAACTTCTCAGGGGGACAAGAAGAATGCCTTCCGTGGATGCGGCCCGGCGTCGGCTGCGGCTGTCTGATGCTCATGTAAGTGTGCTCGGACTACTTGTGGAGGAAGGCCAGGTTCCAGATGAATTGACGCGGGCGCATGACGAACTCCGGGAGGCGGGCATCGTCGAGGCTGACGGCAAGATTTCGGCCGACCTCTACCCGCTCGTTTCAACGCTCATGGAGCCGCGCGTCATTGTCCGGGTCGAGACCACCGGTCCTCAGGGCGTCACGCGAAGCGGGGCCGTCGTCGGCGACGACTTCATCTTCACGCACGAGAGCTGGCCTGGGGAGGCCGAGTCCGAGTATGTACCCGCCGAGCCCGAGACGCTCGTCTGGGCCATGAGCAGGATGGTGGACCTGCACCGGGACTTCATGGCCGAGGTCGACTCCGGCGAGTTGATCGTCTCGACGATGGGCATGCTCGACCAGGTGCTTGAGCGCATGGAGAACAGCGAGTTCGAAGAGTTTATGGCCGTGGCGGAGGCGACCGGTTGCCCGTCACGGCTGGCCGAGGTGCTGGCCCAGCTGAATTGCATGTGGCGGATGACCGTCGTGTGGAAGGGTGCAGAGGAGAAACGCGGCGAAGGCGGGCTTGCCGTCTCCGCTTTGGCGGTTTGGGACTGCGGCCTGGAAGGTTACTGGTTGCGTGAGATGCCCGCCGAGCCGATCCTCGACGGTCAGGTGGACAGCGATAGTGAGCTGCGAGTCCGACGCACCTCGGCCAAGGAACTCTGGCAGCTGATCGCTGATCTACTCCCGGACGGCTCGCAGATCGCCGCCCAGCCGCAGTCCGTCTGAGGACGGCTTCCGCCCGGGGCCTGGGGCTCGCTCCCCTTTCCTCCCGGCGCTATCCGTCTTCCGGTATGTATTTTTGCACGCAGCGCAGTACTTCATTACGGGGAATAATGAGCGACAGTTCCAAGCGCATGGCCAACCCGGACGGCCTCGAACACCTGGCCAAGCTATTCGACGGCAGAGGGAATCTACGCGACCGGCTGGATGAGGCATTCACCCGAGCCTCTCGCCTCGGTGTGACGGATAAGCTGAGCTCTCTGAGGCCCTTGCAGAATTGGGCCGATGACACGGCGGTCGACTTGCGGCGGCGTGCGGCCATTCTGCGGGCCGAGAACGGGGATCCCAAGGCTGCGGCGCTCTATGCAGGTTTCAAGCCGGAGGAACTGAAGGGTGGGAACCTGTCTCCGGACGCCATGCTAATCGCTAACGCGGCCGTTGCGAACAGTGGTAAGTTCGACCCCAGTTGGCTGAAGCGCAAGCCGGGCGAGACGTACCAGGACTGGCTGCAGCGCATTCCCGGGGACGCCGTTTCCAAGGTCAGTGGCAATGAGAACCTCGGTGAGGTAGTCGGCGATTACATCCAGCTCACCGCAATGGCCTCGACCGTCCCGGGCGCCTTCAAGATGGCGGCCGTGGGAACGCTGCATCTGATCAAGTACTTCAAGAACGGCACATTCCTGAAAGCACCGGGCACGACACTCGCTCAGATCCTCAAAGGTCGGGCCCCTTCCTACATTCCGGCCCGGATCGCTCAGCTAGGCGCGCAGATCGGTAGGACCACGCCCACCGTTGTCCTGGACGTCCTCACTGGATCCGACAGGCTCGCCCAGATTCACGGTGGAAGGCTGTGGGCCTGGGAGACTAATCTCCTCAAAGCTGGCAAGAGCGCTGGCACAGCCGCACGGGTGGCTGGGGCGAGCCGTCTAGGTGCCTTCGCCTCTGGGGCGGGGACGGCTCTGCGCACTGCTGGCTGGTGGCGGGCGGCTGGCGTCGGTGGTAGCGCCGTGGCCACGGTCGTTGGTGCCGTCGACGTCATTCAGGAAGGGAACCCCGTCGAGGCCTTCAAGCGGGACAAGGCGGGATACGTTTCGAAGGTGTCGGGTGTGGCCTTCAACGCCTCGCTCACTGCCGCCATGGTTGCGCCCAATCCGGTGACAATTGGGGCGGCCGTTGTCACAGGCGCGGTCTACGGCGTTGCGACCATCGTCGACAACTGGGAAACCGTCAAAACGTTCCCCGGTAAGGTGGCTGACGCCGGACACTGGGCTGGTAAAAAGGTCGGCGAGGGGGCGGGGAAGCTCGTCGACGGGGCGAAGACGTTGGGCAGTGCCCTCAACCCCTTCGACTGACCCATT encodes the following:
- a CDS encoding mucin-2 — translated: MANPDGLEHLAKLFDGRGNLRDRLDEAFTRASRLGVTDKLSSLRPLQNWADDTAVDLRRRAAILRAENGDPKAAALYAGFKPEELKGGNLSPDAMLIANAAVANSGKFDPSWLKRKPGETYQDWLQRIPGDAVSKVSGNENLGEVVGDYIQLTAMASTVPGAFKMAAVGTLHLIKYFKNGTFLKAPGTTLAQILKGRAPSYIPARIAQLGAQIGRTTPTVVLDVLTGSDRLAQIHGGRLWAWETNLLKAGKSAGTAARVAGASRLGAFASGAGTALRTAGWWRAAGVGGSAVATVVGAVDVIQEGNPVEAFKRDKAGYVSKVSGVAFNASLTAAMVAPNPVTIGAAVVTGAVYGVATIVDNWETVKTFPGKVADAGHWAGKKVGEGAGKLVDGAKTLGSALNPFD